Proteins encoded in a region of the Massilia sp. UMI-21 genome:
- a CDS encoding M20/M25/M40 family metallo-hydrolase, with the protein MRLHPTKLLSAHVLALGLALAATGCAQLPAGVRSISPEALRGHVSFLASDALEGRGTPSRGQDVAVEYIAAQFRSAGLEPAGDDAYFQTAHWQYAERKPEDVVMNVSAGGATLAVPAGGVTGHFLDPVKLAATPAVFMPWKDALENSEAANGKVLVVPAAPVPGAARQLQEKITGKPALIIMIDRERRHASGTGGWLIDPEQPPAKGAVPVLVLHAADVAAALEKGGATVTARVAAPGIRPVKLRNVAGVLRGADPALKDSYVLVTAHHDHVGIRNGEIYNGANDDASGVGSLIEIAHALAARKERPRRSIVFVTLFGEELGMLGSKYYARHPLFPLKDTVANINLEQTGRTDDSEGRQLNSIAMTGFDFSNLGEMLKPSAGQTGIRLWKHASFSDLFFSRADNQSLADVGVPAHTLSVAYGFPDYHGKDDTWDKLDYDNMARVTRMLAQGVADVANARERPVWTSAPKAAGYAAKGRALGSGTPAAQ; encoded by the coding sequence ATGCGCCTTCACCCGACCAAGCTTCTCTCCGCCCACGTCCTCGCCCTCGGCCTGGCCCTGGCCGCCACCGGATGCGCCCAGCTTCCCGCCGGCGTGCGCAGCATTTCGCCCGAGGCCTTGCGCGGCCACGTTTCCTTCCTCGCCTCCGACGCGCTCGAAGGACGCGGCACGCCTTCGCGCGGGCAGGATGTGGCGGTCGAATACATCGCGGCCCAGTTCCGTAGCGCCGGCCTGGAACCGGCCGGCGACGATGCCTATTTTCAGACCGCGCACTGGCAATACGCCGAACGCAAGCCCGAGGACGTGGTCATGAACGTGTCCGCAGGCGGCGCTACCCTTGCGGTGCCGGCCGGCGGCGTGACCGGCCACTTCCTCGATCCGGTCAAGCTCGCGGCGACGCCGGCGGTCTTCATGCCCTGGAAGGACGCCCTGGAAAACAGCGAAGCCGCCAACGGCAAGGTATTGGTGGTGCCGGCCGCGCCGGTGCCGGGCGCGGCCCGCCAGCTGCAGGAAAAAATCACCGGCAAGCCGGCCCTGATCATCATGATCGACCGCGAGCGGCGCCATGCGTCGGGCACCGGCGGCTGGCTGATCGACCCGGAACAGCCGCCAGCCAAGGGCGCCGTGCCGGTCCTGGTGCTGCATGCCGCCGACGTGGCCGCGGCGCTGGAGAAGGGCGGCGCCACCGTGACGGCGCGGGTGGCCGCGCCAGGCATCCGCCCGGTCAAGCTGCGCAACGTGGCCGGTGTGCTGCGCGGCGCGGATCCGGCCTTGAAGGATTCCTACGTCCTGGTGACGGCGCACCACGATCACGTCGGCATCCGCAACGGCGAGATCTACAACGGCGCCAACGACGATGCCAGCGGCGTCGGCTCGCTCATCGAGATCGCCCATGCGCTGGCCGCCCGCAAGGAGCGCCCGCGCCGCAGCATCGTGTTCGTGACCCTGTTCGGCGAGGAACTCGGCATGCTCGGCTCGAAATACTATGCGCGCCACCCGCTGTTCCCGCTGAAGGACACCGTGGCCAACATCAACCTGGAACAGACCGGGCGCACCGACGACAGCGAGGGCCGTCAGCTGAATTCGATCGCGATGACCGGCTTCGATTTCTCGAACCTGGGCGAGATGCTCAAGCCGTCCGCCGGCCAGACCGGAATCCGCCTGTGGAAGCATGCGTCCTTCAGCGACCTGTTCTTCTCGCGCGCCGACAACCAGTCGCTGGCCGACGTCGGCGTGCCGGCCCACACGCTGTCGGTGGCCTACGGCTTCCCGGATTACCACGGCAAGGACGACACCTGGGACAAGCTCGACTACGACAACATGGCGCGCGTGACGCGCATGCTGGCCCAGGGTGTGGCCGACGTCGCGAATGCGCGCGAGCGTCCGGTCTGGACCAGCGCGCCGAAGGCGGCGGGCTACGCCGCCAAGGGGCGCGCGCTCGGGTCCGGCACGCCGGCCGCGCAGTGA
- a CDS encoding S8 family serine peptidase, translated as MVDKNTRASSLRVCLAALVAAGVLGNVQAAAPDTTRIIVAFKPGAAAKMKSAVAAAKGSVKHDIFGMNAMAIEVPAVALKGLENNPNVEYIEEDVIRKPFALTSPSTGSPYASGQLVPYGIKQVQADQLSDSLAANRKVCIIDSGYDRNHEDLSSNPATGEYDAGTGWWYTDENHHGTHVAGTIAAINNSGTGVVGVNANKQLKLHIVKVFGASGWAYSSTLASAANKCGAAGANVISMSLGGGRSSKTEQRAFDSLYAKGVLNVAAAGNDGNTVVSYPAGYSSVVMVGAVDENKQWASFSQYNSQVELAGPGVSVLSTVPMASGQEAVLTVGGSTYAPGAMEGSPVKTATAPLADFGIGDTVNSAVSGKVCLIQRGTVDFATKVSNCQNSGGVGAVVYNNAAGSFGGTLGTTVTTIPSVTATDIEGAAMKNQLGQSATVGIKASNYAYFDGTSMATPHVSAVAALVWSYFPTCSAAQMRASLTKSALDLGTAGRDTKYGFGLVQAKAARDRIASLGCGN; from the coding sequence ATGGTAGACAAAAATACTCGCGCAAGTTCCCTTCGTGTTTGCCTGGCGGCCCTGGTCGCTGCCGGCGTGCTCGGCAACGTGCAGGCGGCAGCTCCCGACACCACCCGCATCATCGTCGCCTTCAAGCCGGGCGCCGCGGCCAAGATGAAGTCGGCCGTTGCCGCAGCCAAGGGTTCGGTCAAGCACGACATCTTCGGCATGAACGCCATGGCCATCGAGGTGCCGGCAGTCGCGCTGAAGGGCCTGGAGAACAATCCCAACGTCGAGTACATCGAAGAAGACGTCATTCGCAAGCCGTTTGCCCTGACCAGCCCGTCGACCGGCAGCCCGTATGCGTCGGGCCAGCTGGTCCCGTACGGCATCAAGCAGGTGCAGGCCGACCAGCTGTCGGACTCGCTTGCTGCCAACCGCAAGGTCTGCATCATCGACTCGGGCTATGACCGCAACCACGAAGACCTGTCGAGCAACCCGGCCACCGGTGAATACGACGCCGGCACCGGCTGGTGGTACACCGACGAGAACCACCACGGCACCCACGTGGCCGGCACCATCGCCGCCATCAACAACAGCGGCACCGGCGTGGTCGGCGTCAACGCCAACAAGCAGCTCAAGCTGCACATCGTGAAGGTGTTCGGCGCGAGTGGCTGGGCGTATTCGTCGACCCTGGCCTCGGCCGCCAACAAGTGCGGCGCCGCCGGCGCCAACGTGATCAGCATGTCGCTCGGCGGTGGCCGTTCGAGCAAGACCGAGCAGCGCGCCTTCGACAGCCTGTACGCGAAAGGCGTCCTGAACGTCGCCGCCGCCGGCAACGACGGCAACACCGTGGTCTCCTACCCGGCCGGCTACAGCAGCGTGGTGATGGTCGGCGCCGTGGACGAGAACAAGCAGTGGGCCAGCTTCTCGCAGTACAACAGCCAGGTCGAGCTGGCCGGTCCGGGCGTCAGCGTCCTGTCCACCGTGCCGATGGCGTCGGGCCAGGAAGCGGTCCTGACGGTCGGCGGCAGCACCTATGCCCCCGGTGCGATGGAAGGCTCGCCGGTCAAGACCGCCACCGCGCCGCTGGCCGACTTCGGCATCGGCGACACGGTCAACAGCGCCGTCTCCGGCAAGGTCTGCCTGATCCAGCGCGGCACCGTGGACTTCGCCACCAAGGTCTCGAACTGCCAGAACAGCGGCGGCGTCGGCGCCGTGGTGTACAACAACGCGGCAGGCAGCTTCGGCGGCACGCTGGGCACCACCGTGACCACCATCCCGTCGGTGACCGCGACCGACATCGAGGGCGCGGCGATGAAGAACCAGCTGGGCCAGAGCGCTACCGTCGGCATCAAGGCCAGCAACTACGCCTACTTCGACGGCACCTCGATGGCGACTCCGCACGTGTCGGCCGTGGCGGCCCTGGTGTGGAGCTACTTCCCGACCTGTAGCGCTGCGCAGATGCGTGCCTCGCTCACCAAGAGCGCGCTCGACCTGGGCACTGCCGGCCGCGACACCAAGTACGGTTTCGGCCTGGTGCAGGCCAAGGCCGCACGCGACCGCATCGCTTCGCTGGGCTGCGGTAACTAA